Proteins encoded in a region of the Bacteroidota bacterium genome:
- a CDS encoding PLP-dependent transferase, whose translation MDLSYVLNHLAEQRADYYGAVAPPVIQTSNFAAPTVAGMRAMLADEYRRPLYTRGMNPTARILNEKLAALDEAEAALCFSSGVAAISAAVLSQVQAGDHVLYIRQAYGWTRQLMQQWLPKFGVDTEEVDGRSWANFEARLKPNTRLIMLESPTSFFMELQPVAEIAREARRRSIITVLDNTYAGPLNPSPLSWGVDFVAYSGTKYHNGHSDVVCGVLSGAATEMERIFHEVYLLLGQIIAPMDAWLILRGLRTLPLRMQQIAHTTPRLVEWLSQQPQIAQVLYPFHPSHPQHALALQQMQQPAGLFSVYCHTQDPARIEAFADQLQRFTLAVSWGGHESLVLPAIALFDPTLPDPPLPLNLIRFYIGLESLDCLQDDLAQALPLLSE comes from the coding sequence ATGGATCTATCCTATGTGCTAAACCACCTGGCTGAGCAGCGGGCCGACTACTATGGTGCCGTAGCCCCGCCGGTTATACAGACCAGCAATTTTGCAGCCCCCACGGTAGCGGGTATGCGGGCCATGCTGGCGGATGAGTATCGCAGGCCGCTGTACACACGGGGGATGAACCCTACAGCCCGCATCCTGAACGAGAAGCTGGCCGCGCTGGACGAAGCCGAGGCCGCGCTCTGCTTCAGCAGCGGGGTGGCGGCCATTAGTGCAGCCGTGCTGAGCCAGGTGCAGGCTGGCGACCATGTGCTCTACATCCGCCAGGCCTATGGCTGGACGCGCCAGCTGATGCAGCAGTGGCTCCCAAAATTTGGGGTGGATACCGAAGAGGTGGATGGCCGAAGCTGGGCAAACTTTGAGGCACGACTGAAGCCCAATACCCGGCTGATCATGCTGGAGAGCCCCACCAGCTTCTTTATGGAGCTACAGCCGGTGGCCGAGATAGCCCGCGAGGCCCGCCGGCGCTCGATCATAACCGTGCTGGACAACACCTATGCGGGCCCCCTAAACCCCAGTCCGCTCAGCTGGGGGGTAGACTTTGTGGCCTATAGCGGCACCAAATACCACAATGGCCACAGCGACGTGGTGTGCGGGGTGCTGAGTGGTGCAGCCACCGAGATGGAGCGCATTTTTCATGAAGTATACCTGCTACTGGGCCAGATAATAGCCCCCATGGATGCCTGGCTGATCCTGCGGGGCCTGCGCACCCTGCCCCTGCGCATGCAACAGATAGCCCACACCACCCCCCGGCTGGTAGAGTGGCTGAGCCAGCAGCCACAGATTGCGCAAGTCCTGTACCCCTTCCACCCCAGCCACCCCCAGCATGCACTGGCCCTGCAGCAGATGCAGCAGCCCGCGGGCCTCTTCAGCGTATACTGCCACACGCAAGACCCCGCCCGGATAGAGGCCTTTGCCGACCAGCTACAGCGCTTTACCCTGGCAGTCAGCTGGGGCGGGCACGAGAGCCTGGTGCTACCCGCCATCGCCCTCTTTGATCCCACACTGCCCGATCCGCCCCTGCCACTCAACCTCATCCGTTTCTATATTGGCCTGGAAAGCCTGGACTGCCTGCAAGACGACCTGGCCCAGGCACTGCCGCTGTTATCCGAATAA